The Micromonospora sp. M71_S20 genome has a window encoding:
- a CDS encoding AAA family ATPase, whose product MPIPRQPSPTTPALPARRTEPLVELIFERLTADDVSDHTAELVLAALSGQDDLAAALDGGKTSLDLAVPTDAAPTGQIWLSSVTVAGFRGVGPERTLQIDPGPGLTLVVGRNGSGKSSFAEAVELALTGDSARWAERNSVWRTGRRNLHSPDPCWIVAQLHVDGEAKPVTVTRSWPLGATLADAEVTVTSEHGRHASLAELGLARPLELYRPFLAAAELGRLTAGTQSQLFDAISAILGLEAITDADQRLMAAARPLDAAIKEVRARRAAFAEKLTGVADDRARRAAVLLKGRGAVDLAALRAILDEPEEVAADGPLLLCRRLVELRVPAVAEVTRLAEQLREASAEVQRHDGGRNLAALRSAELLRLAMEHHEDTGDGPCPVCATGSLNGDWRSAAGAWLAQLRDRSLAARSAAARLTALLRQAHHLIDNLAVPEDDTTDSPLSEPRDATEMPLDAPRDAAKMPLDEVREAAEAPLDGLRSVAEAPLDGLREAVAALRRVPAEPAELAAHLDARYPAVVAAAGAARAYAEGVLRQRDTGWRRTAAELRGWVDAANRLPEREATLARVRAARTWLKSTAARLRNERMAPFAEHSQRIWAQLRQESNVELGAMTLEGTNTRRRVAFPVSVDGADNGTALGVMSQGEMHALGLATFLPRGCAPESPFRFIVVDDPVQSMDPAKVDGLARVLAALAEQRQVVVFTHDTRLPDAVRRLDLGRARIVEVTRAERSVVTLRPASDPVTRYLDDAYALARNEEIAAEVRGPVVAELCRSAVEAACHRMVWRQRVARGVPHDDIEGAIVDASRRLTTTLALALFDDADRGGDVLGCLSRRYGSRAVAAYKACREGVHGSYLVDLPGLVADAHLLTEALR is encoded by the coding sequence ATGCCCATCCCCCGCCAACCCTCCCCCACTACGCCGGCGCTTCCCGCCCGCCGTACCGAGCCGCTGGTCGAGCTGATCTTCGAGCGGCTCACCGCCGACGACGTGTCCGATCACACCGCCGAGCTGGTGCTCGCCGCCCTGAGCGGCCAGGACGACCTGGCCGCCGCGCTCGACGGCGGGAAGACCAGCCTTGACCTGGCCGTCCCGACCGACGCGGCACCGACGGGACAGATCTGGCTCTCCTCGGTCACGGTCGCCGGGTTCCGGGGCGTCGGACCGGAGCGCACCCTCCAGATCGACCCTGGCCCGGGCCTCACCCTGGTGGTCGGGCGCAACGGCTCCGGCAAGTCGAGCTTCGCCGAAGCCGTCGAGCTGGCGCTGACCGGCGACAGCGCCCGGTGGGCGGAGCGCAACAGCGTCTGGCGTACGGGCAGGCGCAACCTGCACTCCCCCGACCCGTGCTGGATCGTGGCGCAGCTGCACGTCGACGGGGAGGCGAAGCCGGTGACGGTGACCCGGTCGTGGCCGCTCGGCGCGACGCTGGCCGACGCGGAAGTCACCGTCACCAGCGAGCACGGACGGCACGCGAGCCTGGCGGAGCTGGGGCTGGCCCGTCCGCTGGAGCTGTACCGGCCGTTCCTCGCCGCCGCCGAGCTGGGCCGGCTCACCGCCGGCACGCAGAGCCAGCTCTTCGACGCGATCTCCGCGATCCTCGGCCTGGAGGCGATCACCGACGCCGACCAGCGGCTGATGGCCGCCGCCCGGCCCCTCGACGCGGCCATCAAGGAGGTACGCGCCCGGCGCGCCGCGTTCGCCGAGAAGCTGACCGGCGTCGCCGACGACCGGGCCCGACGGGCGGCCGTACTGCTCAAGGGGCGCGGCGCCGTCGACCTGGCGGCGCTGCGCGCAATCCTCGACGAACCGGAGGAGGTCGCCGCGGATGGGCCGCTGCTGCTGTGCCGGCGACTGGTCGAGCTGCGCGTGCCGGCCGTGGCGGAGGTGACGCGGCTGGCAGAACAGCTGCGCGAGGCGTCCGCCGAGGTGCAGCGGCACGACGGCGGGCGGAACCTGGCGGCGCTGCGCAGCGCGGAGCTGCTCCGCCTCGCCATGGAGCACCACGAGGACACCGGCGACGGGCCGTGCCCGGTCTGCGCCACGGGTAGCCTCAACGGGGACTGGCGCAGCGCCGCCGGCGCGTGGCTGGCGCAGCTGCGGGACCGTAGTCTCGCCGCCCGGTCGGCGGCGGCGCGGCTGACCGCTCTGCTGCGGCAGGCGCACCACCTGATCGACAACCTCGCCGTGCCGGAGGACGACACGACGGATTCGCCTCTGAGCGAGCCGCGTGACGCGACGGAGATGCCGTTAGACGCGCCGCGTGACGCGGCGAAGATGCCACTGGACGAGGTGCGCGAGGCGGCGGAGGCGCCGTTGGACGGGCTGCGCAGTGTGGCGGAGGCGCCGCTGGACGGGCTGCGTGAGGCGGTGGCTGCGCTGCGGCGCGTACCCGCGGAACCGGCCGAACTGGCGGCGCACCTGGACGCGCGGTATCCGGCCGTCGTGGCCGCGGCGGGGGCGGCCCGCGCGTACGCCGAAGGGGTCCTGCGGCAGCGCGACACCGGGTGGCGGCGGACGGCGGCCGAGCTGCGCGGCTGGGTCGACGCCGCGAACCGGCTGCCCGAGCGCGAGGCGACGCTGGCCCGGGTGAGGGCGGCGCGGACCTGGCTGAAGTCCACCGCTGCGCGGCTGCGCAACGAGCGGATGGCGCCGTTCGCGGAGCACTCACAGCGGATCTGGGCGCAGCTGCGCCAGGAGAGCAACGTCGAGTTGGGCGCGATGACCCTGGAGGGGACGAACACGCGGCGGCGGGTGGCGTTTCCGGTCAGCGTGGACGGCGCCGACAACGGCACCGCGCTCGGGGTGATGAGCCAGGGTGAGATGCACGCCCTCGGGTTGGCGACGTTCCTGCCGCGCGGGTGCGCGCCGGAGAGCCCGTTCCGGTTCATCGTCGTCGACGACCCGGTGCAGAGCATGGACCCGGCCAAGGTCGACGGCCTGGCCCGGGTGCTCGCCGCGTTGGCAGAGCAGCGGCAGGTGGTGGTCTTCACCCACGACACCCGGCTGCCGGACGCGGTGCGCCGGCTCGACCTGGGCAGGGCCCGGATCGTCGAGGTGACCCGCGCCGAGCGGTCCGTGGTGACGCTGCGGCCCGCCTCCGACCCGGTGACCCGCTACCTCGACGACGCGTACGCGCTGGCGCGCAACGAGGAGATCGCCGCCGAGGTGCGCGGGCCGGTGGTGGCGGAGCTGTGCCGCTCGGCGGTTGAGGCGGCCTGCCACCGGATGGTGTGGCGGCAGCGGGTGGCGCGCGGGGTGCCGCACGACGACATCGAGGGGGCAATCGTGGACGCCTCCCGGCGGCTGACCACCACGCTCGCGTTGGCCCTGTTCGACGACGCCGACCGGGGCGGCGACGTGCTCGGGTGCCTGAGCCGCCGATACGGGTCGCGGGCGGTGGCCGCGTACAAGGCATGCCGGGAGGGCGTGCACGGGTCGTACCTGGTGGACCTGCCGGGTCTGGTCGCGGACGCCCACCTGCTGACGGAGGCGCTGCGGTGA
- a CDS encoding ribonuclease HI, which produces MRPDEFLRALDLLPTPLHERAVALRAYARVTRCEDCQRIGDAVRLALTAAHYDELASARQLLDTAEQQAARHQVHRPQPNPERGRGRVGRWAGMSAPLVAATDASWKGRAGGIAYVVSDGHWGLRSRGTGRLDPTGPSRVLINELRAVDFLLSAYDEVPAGMTVLLDSLTALRYLHRWQAGEADAMPVGYSLRPRRSSDQPTLVRLAELVGRRPDLSFAHVKGHSGHALNEAADGLSHMARRRLGESFDVRPRAHALVEAFLRDWHTTVAS; this is translated from the coding sequence GTGCGTCCCGATGAGTTCCTGCGCGCCCTGGACCTGCTCCCCACTCCCCTGCACGAGCGCGCCGTCGCGTTGCGCGCCTATGCCCGCGTCACCCGCTGCGAGGACTGCCAGCGCATCGGCGACGCCGTGCGGCTGGCACTCACCGCCGCCCACTACGACGAGCTCGCCTCGGCCCGGCAGCTCCTCGACACGGCGGAGCAGCAGGCCGCCCGGCACCAGGTCCACCGCCCGCAGCCGAACCCCGAACGCGGTCGCGGCCGGGTCGGCCGCTGGGCGGGGATGTCCGCGCCGCTCGTCGCCGCGACCGACGCCAGCTGGAAGGGTCGTGCCGGCGGCATCGCGTACGTCGTCAGCGACGGTCACTGGGGTCTACGCAGCCGGGGCACCGGCCGGCTGGACCCGACGGGCCCGTCGCGTGTGCTGATCAACGAGCTGCGGGCGGTCGACTTCCTGCTCTCCGCGTACGACGAGGTGCCCGCCGGCATGACGGTGCTGCTGGACAGCCTGACCGCCCTGCGGTACCTACACCGCTGGCAGGCCGGCGAGGCCGACGCCATGCCGGTCGGCTACAGCCTGCGCCCGCGCAGGTCGTCGGACCAGCCGACCCTGGTCCGGCTCGCCGAACTGGTGGGCCGGCGGCCGGATCTGTCCTTCGCCCACGTCAAGGGGCACAGCGGCCACGCACTCAACGAGGCGGCCGACGGCCTGTCCCACATGGCCCGCCGACGGCTCGGCGAGTCCTTCGACGTACGCCCCCGCGCGCACGCGCTGGTCGAGGCGTTCCTCCGCGACTGGCACACCACCGTCGCCAGCTGA
- a CDS encoding DUF4352 domain-containing protein, with protein MTTILALLATAVVALGCGAGTTDTAGGSGSDGAAVKGDDKAVKTAKIGQPARDGKFEFTVKSSKCGVAKVGYSVLGEKAQGQFCLITINVKNIGKESQMFDGSSQKAYAADGTEYSADTGAAIYSNQNAETFLNDINPGNQVTGVVVFDIPKKVKLTKLELHDSPFSGGVTSP; from the coding sequence ATGACCACGATTCTCGCCCTGCTCGCCACCGCCGTCGTCGCGCTGGGCTGCGGCGCTGGTACCACCGACACCGCGGGCGGCTCCGGCAGCGACGGTGCCGCCGTCAAGGGCGACGACAAGGCGGTGAAGACCGCGAAGATCGGCCAGCCGGCCCGCGACGGGAAGTTCGAGTTCACGGTGAAGTCGTCCAAGTGCGGCGTCGCCAAGGTCGGCTACAGCGTGCTCGGCGAGAAGGCGCAGGGCCAGTTCTGCCTGATCACGATCAACGTCAAGAACATCGGCAAGGAGTCGCAGATGTTCGACGGCAGCAGCCAGAAGGCGTACGCGGCCGACGGCACCGAGTACTCCGCCGACACCGGCGCCGCCATCTACTCCAACCAGAACGCCGAGACGTTCCTCAACGACATCAACCCCGGCAACCAGGTCACCGGCGTGGTCGTCTTCGACATCCCGAAGAAGGTCAAGCTCACCAAGCTCGAGCTGCACGACTCGCCGTTCTCCGGCGGCGTCACGTCGCCCTGA
- a CDS encoding N-6 DNA methylase — translation MKTPTVTAAEIARLAGVGRAAVSNWRKRHPDFPAPVGGTTASPEFDLIEVEQWLRGQGKLPQLSRADRLWQHLAAPKETPAAALAAVGALLLARHRDDRPAPGPADAHLAALLPDVDALADELGPQAAFDELWRRFSAPGPGRPFATPDVLADLMVGLAGVGGGSVLDPAAGTGALLRAAARAGCTSAYGQELDPDLARLAGLSLALREVPGEVCPGDSLRADAFAGRTVDAVVCHPPFGATNWGDAELGYDPRWEYGVPPRTEPELAWVQHALAHLRPGGHAVLLMPPTVAGRRAGRRIRAELLRRGALRAVVALPSGVAAPHGVPLHLWVLRRPAADAPAPARALLVDAAEGDLAELSARVLTAWRAFAAAPDAEADEAGFARAVPVIELLDEDVDLTPARRQPAVGVERTGEHLVRTRERLAAIVGDLPALMPQVTPTPDGAPPLTATVAELARGGALQILGPVRPNGGESESVELLVLHARDVVEGSGPSPHEGKPLGQAIELAPGDVVVPLVARRLTVRVITDEEALLGPNMYLLRPNPAALDPWFLAGQLRNSANERQASSLSGTLRFDIRRAQVPRLRLDDQRAYGDAFRRLNAFESAIRQVALLGTELVQLTADSLANGSVNPAVGAE, via the coding sequence GTGAAGACACCGACCGTCACCGCCGCAGAGATCGCTCGGCTCGCCGGGGTCGGTCGCGCCGCGGTCAGCAACTGGCGCAAGCGGCACCCCGACTTCCCGGCCCCGGTGGGCGGCACCACGGCCAGCCCGGAGTTCGACCTCATCGAGGTCGAGCAGTGGCTACGCGGCCAGGGCAAGCTTCCGCAACTGTCCCGCGCCGACCGGCTCTGGCAGCACCTCGCCGCCCCGAAGGAGACCCCCGCCGCCGCGCTGGCCGCCGTCGGCGCCCTGCTGCTCGCCCGCCACCGTGACGACCGCCCGGCGCCCGGACCCGCCGACGCCCACCTCGCCGCCCTGCTGCCCGACGTCGACGCCCTCGCCGACGAACTCGGCCCCCAGGCCGCCTTCGACGAGCTGTGGCGACGGTTTTCCGCCCCCGGCCCCGGCCGCCCCTTCGCCACCCCCGACGTGCTGGCCGACCTGATGGTCGGCCTCGCCGGCGTCGGCGGCGGCTCCGTCCTCGACCCGGCCGCCGGCACCGGCGCCCTCCTGCGGGCCGCCGCGCGCGCCGGCTGCACCTCGGCGTACGGGCAGGAACTCGACCCGGACCTCGCCAGGCTCGCCGGGCTGTCGCTCGCCCTGCGCGAGGTGCCCGGCGAGGTGTGCCCGGGGGACTCGCTGCGCGCCGACGCGTTCGCCGGCCGCACCGTCGACGCGGTCGTCTGCCACCCACCGTTCGGCGCCACCAACTGGGGCGACGCGGAACTCGGCTACGACCCCCGCTGGGAGTACGGCGTCCCACCCCGCACCGAACCCGAGCTGGCCTGGGTGCAGCACGCTCTGGCGCACCTGCGGCCCGGCGGGCACGCCGTACTGCTCATGCCGCCGACCGTGGCCGGACGCCGCGCCGGCCGGCGGATCCGGGCCGAGCTGCTGCGCCGAGGAGCGCTGCGCGCCGTCGTCGCGCTGCCCAGCGGTGTGGCCGCGCCACACGGCGTACCCCTGCACCTGTGGGTGCTGCGGCGACCCGCCGCCGACGCGCCCGCACCGGCGCGGGCGCTGCTGGTCGACGCCGCCGAGGGCGACCTCGCGGAGCTGTCCGCGCGGGTGCTCACCGCCTGGCGGGCCTTCGCCGCCGCGCCCGACGCCGAGGCCGACGAGGCCGGGTTCGCCCGCGCGGTGCCGGTCATCGAGCTGCTCGACGAGGACGTCGACCTCACCCCCGCGCGCCGGCAACCCGCCGTCGGGGTCGAGCGGACCGGCGAGCACCTGGTACGCACCAGGGAACGGCTCGCCGCGATCGTCGGCGACCTGCCCGCGCTGATGCCCCAGGTCACACCCACACCCGACGGGGCACCTCCGCTGACCGCTACCGTCGCCGAGTTGGCCCGTGGCGGAGCGCTGCAGATCCTCGGCCCGGTCCGTCCGAATGGCGGCGAGTCGGAATCCGTTGAACTGCTGGTCCTGCACGCTCGGGATGTGGTGGAGGGCAGTGGGCCTTCACCGCACGAGGGCAAGCCGCTCGGCCAGGCAATCGAGCTCGCGCCCGGGGACGTCGTGGTGCCGCTGGTTGCGCGGCGGCTGACAGTTCGTGTCATCACCGACGAGGAGGCCCTGCTCGGGCCGAACATGTACCTCTTGCGCCCGAATCCGGCCGCACTTGACCCGTGGTTCCTCGCCGGACAACTGCGAAACTCGGCTAATGAGAGGCAGGCGTCCAGCCTCTCGGGAACCCTGCGCTTCGACATCAGACGTGCACAGGTGCCTCGGCTTCGGTTAGACGACCAGCGGGCGTACGGCGACGCGTTCCGACGCCTCAACGCTTTTGAGTCGGCTATCCGACAGGTGGCGCTGTTGGGCACGGAACTCGTTCAGCTCACCGCCGACAGCCTTGCCAACGGCTCGGTCAATCCCGCGGTCGGCGCCGAGTGA